Proteins encoded in a region of the Globicephala melas chromosome 1, mGloMel1.2, whole genome shotgun sequence genome:
- the LOC138842589 gene encoding uncharacterized protein FLJ37310-like, translating to MGGRGARNPRRAPNGGGKRLGEARRRGKTRGKGGCDPPRSSCPSPPRCRLARPPAPALLLSRPPPPPPCRRARTRAGPRRGRGAGAEGEDNKDILHIHSCWGGGARAGDPGRAGAGWGGRGGGMEVAASTMPGRRRGRSGPRRPDSRTRPPPGSGPGRGGASHRGGRPRGRPGVRLWRALCRRPSPAAAAPGSERG from the coding sequence ATGGGGGGCCGGGGAGCACGGAACCCCCGCCGGGCGCCGAACGGAGGGGGAAAGAGGCTCGGAGAGGCCAGGCGGAGGGGGAAGACAAGGGGCAAAGGGGGCTGCGATCCACCGCgctcctcctgccccagcccaccCCGCTGCCGGCTCGCCCGCCCGCCGGCACCGGCCCTCCTTCTCagccggccgccgccgccgcctccttgCCGCCGAGCCCGAACCCGAGCGGGTCCGCGGCGGGGCCGCGGGGccggggcagagggagaggacaATAAAGACATTTTACATATTCATAGCTGCTGGGGCGGCGGGGCGCGGGCGGGCGACCCGGGCCGGGCGGGCGCGGGTTGGGGGGGGCGTGGAGGGGGAATGGAGGTGGCGGCGAGCACAATGCCGGGGAGGCGGCGGGGCCGGAGCGGACCCCGGCGGCCGGACAGCCGCACGCGTCCTCCCCCCGGGagcgggccggggcgggggggcgctTCCCACCGCGGGGGGCGGCCCAGAGGGCGGCCGGGGGTGCGCCTGTGGAGAGCGCTCTGCCGGCGCCCGagccccgccgccgccgcaccGGGGTCCGAGCGGGGCTGA